AACTCGATCTCGGTCCGGGAACCACTCTATAGCGAGGAGGGCACGCTCGAAATAGGCCGAGGTGAGCTCAACCGCCGAATCGCCGGCGGACTGCTCGGCATGCAGGCAGATCAATCTGACCATCTCCAATCCAGCATCTATGGTCATAGCCGAACAGATGGCAAGCGCTTCGAACTCCTGCGGGTCTTCCTCCTCCAGAGCGCTCGGATTTTGGTACGACAAAAAATCAGAGAGAACGTCGAGCACCCCTCGCGCCTGCGGCGCCGACAAGTCAGCACAACGACTCACCAAGGACAGACAGAGACAGAAACCATGTTTCTGCTTGACATCCAACCGCCTATTTTCTCGAACGGCGCGAAGAGCGGATTCCAACTCTCTCATCAGGACGTCGAAAAGCATGCCCGACATCTCGATGACCTTGGGATCACTGTCGGCACCAGCAGTCCGCAAGAAGAAGTCAGTCTGCTTCGTGACGACCAACTGGCTCAAAAACAAAAGAGTTCTTTGCTTTGCATCCTCATTTTCTAATGCCTGAGCCGTAGGCACCTGGCCACCAACTGTCTCAAAAGAGGCGCGCTCACGCGACCGGCGGTTCAGCTCCTCGATGACGCAAGGCAGCGCCGAGTTCAGAACCACGCGGAGAAACGACGCGCTGCTGTCCGGAACTCTAACGCAAAACTCGTAGAGCAACGGCGGATAGCGCCGCAACGAACTCACCGCCAACCGCGCTATAGGCTCCAGTCCGGACTGCGCATTGGCCACGGCTTTCAACTTTCGATTGGTGTGCAGGAGTTTCAGATACTGcgacaataaatgtaaaaaaacgCGCTGCACCACTTCTCTTTGAACCCGATTCTCGTCCGACGGGTCGACCTCGAGCGCCTCGCACATCTCCACGGCCCTCCGAACAAATTGCGCGCTCCACTTGAGAAAAGCTTTGTAGCTCTCCGCCTtgaatttttctaaatttcttttgtAGACCCACGACGCCGCCAACGAACAGAGGTATCCGAAATGTCTGCAATCGCCAGCGTCGACCAGCGGCGTTTGTATCTGATCGAGTTGCTGATCGAGCACGTGCCACACGGCGCTGTAGTCTCGCGCCAAATGCTTCCTCATGAGGTAGAGAGCCTGGAAGACGGCCTCGTACCGAAGGCTCATGTGTGCTTCAATCTTCGAACAGCTCTCTTGATGTACCCGAAAACACAAACTCTTCCCATTAACTGTCTCAAACACCTTCGGCAACGTGGCGCCGGATTCGCTGTTCAAGCCGCCCTCTATGCCTCTCACTATGTAGTAGTAGATGGTCGCAATAGCGTGCACGCAGTACGCTCTGTCCTGGTCCCCTGTGGCACAGGCCAGCAGTCGAGTGGTGATGCATCCCAGTTGCACGTCCGCCCTCTCTACGAGAACTCTTCGAACCAGGTAAGCAAAGCACTCCGCCGACAGTCGccttatgtaattttttttgttaatcAACAATCCAGCGTAGAGGTCAGACACGTTTTGTATGTCATCTACCAAGCACTTCCTCAGATACTTGAACAAGCAGTATATCGTCCTGAACATGGACTCCAACAGTTCTGGGTTGCGCCTCCAGGCAGGAATCCTATCAACGAACTTCGAGATGATTTTGTGAAAATATGGGTACAACTCTGACCGCATATCCCGCGCCAAGCTTCCGATTAAGCTACGCGTTATGCGGCCGCCGCATCAGAATTTCGATTAAACGGGAGTCAACACGGGTTAGCGCAACAGGGCCTCCGAAAGAGCCGGGTCGTCTGCCAATTGCGGTATGACTTTAAATCGTGGAATTCGACGCATTTTTGTCGCGTTACGGAGCGTACCTCAAAACTGCAAGCGACACTTCAGTATTGTCGAGCAGATAACTCAGCAGCGTATCCACAATACTATTCAGATTAAATATAATCATCGGCAGAGAAGATGTAAGGCGTTTAAGCTTTTTATTCATTTGCATGAAAGAGGGAGTGCTTGTGCGCGCAGACCACGATTGCAAGTCCCTTGAAGTGTAGGTCTCATTCTCTTCTAGCTCAAACTGCTCGTCGGTTATAGAGGCCGAGTGAAAAATGTCTGTGTCGATGGCTGCTATCTTGTCATCAACGCTCAAAAACTTTTACGCAGGAAAAATAAACGTTTTTGTGAGCAAAAAGAATGATATCACAACAAACAGGTGTTCAAGGGGCCAAAGGGGCCAGTTCCGACCAAGTCTGAAAATGAAACACAATTCACGTGGTTCCAATGCGCCCTGTTCGTTTTCCGTTTCTGACCGCTCTCCTGTTCGCTTTCGAAAAGGCGGATAAAACAACAAAAGGGCTTCACCCGAGACCGAACAAAATAAAACCTTTTCAGTCGCGCCTTCATACCTTGCGTTTTCGTCGGTTCTTCGTTTTCTTGAGCTGAGTCATCGCGACATGTGCCGGTTTTGTTCACGATCAGAAAGTGACGGAAAAAAAGATATtcgatgaaaatgaaaaaaagaaaaaaacgtttttACAGAAGCCCGTATTAATTGCCGGCTTCGTTTTTTGTCGAAGCCTCCATAGGAAGGGCAGACCTTGAAAAGAGGTGGTGCGCCGCGACAGATGCTTTGTCTTCGTAGAGTGTCGTGCACTTCAGCTTTTCTGAAGATGATTAGCATGAAGAGATTACACAAAGGAGCACAGTAATGGCTCGACCAGAGTGACGGATATAGAAACAGTGGCCATCTTGCGCACTGACTTGCGTGCTCTCGCGTCTCGTGAACAactgagggttttgtaagctagaaATGCCTTCATCGGGTAGAGCGTGATGTGCGCAGGTATCTCTGAGTCAAGTCTATCTGTGTGGAAAGTGAAATGAGAGGAGCATGTGCGGAAAGAGATTTTAGCGGGCGTCTTCATTTCCGGAAGATGTCAAAGAGCTGTGTGTAAAAGTTTCGCACAATTTCTGACTCCATCGAGGGTATTGGCAAAAGAATGCCAGATCAGGCGTTGTTTCTTTCTTGACGCTTCCCGCGTCAGTGGTGTTTGCGCAAAGGAGAGAGAAGCTGCCTCAATCAGAACTTGAATCAGAGCTGTCAAAACTATTATCGTCGCTGTCTTCGTCTGAACTATCGATCTGTCTGGCTATATCTAAATTTTCCAAGCATATTCCCTCGTTGGGTCGAGTGCTAGAGTTAAAGTAGTCCTGATTCTGAGCAGGGTGCTCAGCTGTATCGGACGGGTTTCTGGTTGCTGAACTAGGGACTTCACTTTCTTCGACAGGTGACAGCATGCTGGGAGAAACCGCGTTGACGGGGGAGGCCTTGCAGGGATAAGGTTGGCCATTTCTGGGCCTCTTCGAAAAAGTGATTTTAATAGGTTTCTGATTGGCAGCCGCATCTGAGGAAGTTCCGCTGAGCGGAGATGACGGTTCTGATTGACTTGGTTCGCTAGTCGGCAACACGAACTTCATTTTTTTGGAGGCGTCTGCCTGTTTCGCCTCGCCCGAATCAGATAGATTTGGACTGCTCGCGTGGGTAGGGGACGTTTTTTGCAGCGGCAAAGAATTAGAAAGAACGGCCTCATTTGAGTCGGGGACTTTGGCATGCCTGGTGCCATGGCGGTCAAAGTGACCAAGACTATCTTTGAGCCCTATAGCACCAGAGACGGTGTGCTCGATTCGAAACTGTGTACCATCAAAGATGAGTACACATTCCTTTGGTTGGTGTTTTACTAAGTTTCCTTTGAAAATACCAGCTGTTTGTCCCTTTCGTAGTTTGTTTTTTTTAACTGATGTAATTTAGGCCCGTCGACAGCGTGAGGCTTTTGATAATTCACACACGTACAGATGAATTCTTAAATTCGATTACGCATTTTTCGACCGAGTTATCCGATGTGACCAGTATGGAGGCGGGCTTCGTTCTGTCTATGGACTGTTTCATAAAATGGTCTAGAATACGGCGTGAGCATTGTCTGGGTTGTGCGCAGTCGAAACAGAAAGCCCGATCCACTTCACGTGAGCGTATATAATGCGAGATTGactacacaactttacacattcatgtacacacacacacacgttttgtaTTGCCTCGGGGGTTGCTACTTCGTTCTGCAGGAGTGCGCGTACATTGAAATGAATGAAGCGATACGTCCGGGTGAGTTTCGCCGTTTGCTAGCTGGAGCATGGATTCGCCGAAAGACACTGGGTATTGTATTCCTGTGAGGATTCCAAATTGTTCGAAACTCAtgctaataataatttttttttaaacgatcATTCCTTTATCTGGATTCTTTTATAGTATAATCGGGCTCACAAGTATGTCGGACAACTATGATAATGAGAATAGCGAGAGCTTCCAGAAGGCCGCCTCAGGAGCCTCCCTCTCTTACCCCGTTCAATGTTCATCACTGTACGCCCATTATGATGTGACAGAGACTGCTACGAAGGAGGAGAAGCCCGTCTTTGATTCCGTCTTTTCTTCCCTTCTTTTCTAACACCGAATCTTTTTCTTATCATCCGAAGCCGCAAGAATGGATTCGTTCTTATCAAGGCACGAGACAACGCAATTATTTCTCCCTTGTTGACTTGATTCTTGGCTAACCTACTTTCTTTAGGGTTTCCCTTGCAAAATAGTGGAGATGTCAACGTCAAAAACGGGAAAGCACGGAGGCGCAAAGGTGCACCTAGTCGGGATTGATATTTTTAACGGAAAGAAATACGAAGGTGCGCCTCTCTTTGAACGCGCTTGTCGGATAATCATCGTCGGAATTTCTAGCTAACGAACCAACTAACTAAAAACCGAAATGCTTTTTCAACGACCTAGAGTTGTGCCCGTCAACACACAACATGGAAGTCCCAAACGTAGTGAGGACCGATTGCCAGGTACGTTCGGAACACCTCTACGCTGTCTGGCGCCATCTTTGTAGAAGTAACATCCTTTACTTCTGCACCTCGCCAAGATGCGTGCAAATTATCATAAACTCACAATCGTTCCCGGCTCTTTTTTTTTTAGCTCATCGACATTCACGACGACAACTTCGTCTCCCTTCTCCTCGACGATGGGTCAACTAAGGACGATCTATCGCTCCCAACCGGAGAACTCGGCGAAAACATCAAAAATGCCTTCGAAAGGTACGTGTGATCGAGAGGGTCTCTTCACGCATCCACTCAACAATGAttggttaatttttttttctgatgaaacacaaatctGGCTTTAACGAGCAGCGGTAAGGATTTGTTGGTTAATGTACAATCTGCCATGGGACAAGAGGCGATCATCTCGTTCAAGGAAAACACCAACAACCGATAACTGTTTGCATGTTCAATTGCTGAACCGCAAGAAGACGGTGGTCGCAAATAAATTAAGGTCCTACCTCGAAAAATAGCCAGATCGaaattttgttctttatttctttGCTAGATGGTACCCAGATACTTGTAAAACGTCTCGTAAGCGAGGCCGATATCGAACGCCATCTGCCGCTCCTGATCCTCATCCAACTTGTCGTACACATTCATTGTGTTGAGCTTTCCTAGCCACTTCTGGACTCTTGTTATCGCTTCAGAGTCTGGAGACATAGTGAAACTTTTCAGCCGGTCCATCAGAGCGTCGAAAAGGGAGTGGATTTCGTCCACCGCCACCATTCTCAGCTTCACGCAGTCGGAAATCGTAATGAAATATTGTACTGTCTCGGCGATCAGCTTATTGAAGCTTCCGTTGGACTCCTCTGCGTCCGGAACGCCGACTTCCACCAGCCTGTGGTAAGCTAGAGGGCAGTTGTTCATGCAGTACTTGTCCATAAAGCTCCTTACGTCTCCAACATTTTCTAGTCGCAGGGTGCTTCGGAATTGTGTAATGAGCTTTTTGCAGTGTTCTCTGTACCTACCGAGCGACTCGTTAGCACGAAAGGCGGGCGAGAACGCGGTGCTCACGAAGTCAAACCCAAACGCACTCGGTCTTAGAGATCCCGTCTCTGGTGTAAAGCCTCTCTAGGGCTTCAGTCGTCATGATGATGGAGTAAACGTTTGCCAGATTGTGGCATCGCTCCCTCTCTTCAATGTTGTTCCATAGGGCGAGCGGCTCACCGACGTCGGGCGAACGGCAGCTCCGTTCCTCGTCGGCGGGCGAGGTAGCTTCGACATTGCTGGGTTCGTGTTAGCAAATATTCAATAATTTTGTGCGCGCACACACAGGCAGCGTGCACGGCACACACATGTGCCTCCTGTACACAGGCTACCGCGAGCTCTGCGGTTCGAGCGGCGCCGCACGCTGAAGCGGACGACACCCCGGGTCGCCATGCCGCGAGCGCAGAGGCGAGAGGAAGTCATCGGTCACGACGCACTTTGTGCACTGTGTTTCACTAGAGTCCATTTTGTCGGACACACATTATATATCGCAAAAAAGTTTCAACACAGTGATGTTTGGACAGCAAAAGTAAATTTTTTACACATAGATATCTGAAATGAAAGTGAAGATACACTCGGTCACCGGAAACTTTGTCGAAGAGTTTAGCAGTGAGGTGACGGTGCGTCTTGTTCCTCCTTTTTGTTTGAAGTCTGCCGAGAGCGAGGGGACGGCGAATTGACCGCTATCGTACCGCGTCAAAAAAATCGTAGGTGGAAACCGTCAAGGCCGTTTTGAAGTCCAGAGTGATGGGAGCGGATGAGAAGGCAGAACTCGATTTTTCCAGACATGCCTTGGTCCTTCGTGGACGCATCGTTGGAAACTGGTTGACGCTGAAGGATTTAGATCTGAAGCCGTCGGATTTTCTGGTGTATTTGTACCCAGTACGTGTGTGTCCGTGTATATGTAGAGAACGTGGGGGGTTTGTTGCGTGGGTTCCTGGCGCCCGTACACATTTTTCGTGCGTGGCCCGTTACGGGGGGAGCCTGCTCGAAGCTCGCTGCGATGGCCTGGTGGGGGGGAGGTCTGAAGGTAGGCCAAGGCGGCGTCGTGTTTCGAGTTGAGTGAGGTGTGGGCTTTCCGCAATCCGAGCACATTTGtggggtctttttttttttgttttgtgttctcGCGGTTACGGGACGACTCACGCGGACGGTTTTGTTTGTCTGATGAACAAGCTCGTCCCTCAGAGGCTGGTGACCGAAGCGCTGCCGAAGCGTTGCTCCGCGAAGCCGCTGCTGCCGGACGTGGAGAGCATGGTGGCCGAGGACGCCAAGTTGGACCAAGAGTTGCAGGATGCCGCTCACGCCAACAAGAGCGAGGGGCCTTCTAGAGACGGCCCCGGCTTGGAGCAAGTGGACCCCAGGGTTCGGGTTTTGAGGAGGATCAGGGCTGCCATCGAGGAGGGGAAGTGCACTTTGTCGGTTACTTCTACGGAGTATTACTTGCAAAAGCGTTTTGATTGCTACACATGTGGCCTGCAAGGCGATCAAGGGTGCTGCGAGTCTTGCTTGAAGAACTGCCACAGGGGACACTTGCTCTCTTCTCACGCAGAGTCGAAAATTTGCAACTTTTTTTGCGACTGTCCACTCGTGTGCGAGTGCAAATGTTACAACAGCAATTAGAGTGGCGCTCAGCGACGTGCCGTTACGAAGTCGGAGAAAGGGGCGCAATCACCTCGAAGTCTGGACGTGTGGCGAGTCTAGGTGCCTGGGTGTCTCGCCGGCCGAAGGGGCGAGGAGAAGCGGTCCGCGCGAAGCGGACGCACCACGGAACGAGACAATCGCGCGTTGAGAGGAGGGAGTGCTTGATCATGCTCGTTGTGTGTACATACTATGTATATAATACACTTTGGTCGAGAGCAacttgaaaggtttttttttttctcgcgGTCGACGCGCGACCTCCCGATCTTTTCGGGAGAGCGCGCCGTGTACGCTTCCCCGCGCGCTCTTGAGCCTGCACTTTTTTCGCGCCCACGTTCCGGCGCCTTGGTGAAGGCGCTTTCCTGTGGCGCGGCGATGAGATCCTCGGGGCGCGCGCCTTTGGGGGGAGTGTGGAATCTTGCCAAATCGTCAGAAAAACGGGAACGTGACGCCTTTTCGGGCGAGGGGCGCCTTGGAATTTTCGCAATGTGTCAAAATAGTTGCCGAAGGGTGGCTTGTTCTGACACCGACTCTCAGTTTGGCCGATCGCGCCCTCTTATTCTCGCTCGCTTCTTCTTTGCTGACCTTCGTTATCTTCTGGATGTTGTCGAATGTTCTGACCAAGCGCACGGGCCCCTCCACTTGGCTCAGTACATTTTGGACTTCCGGACTCAGCTCCGACTCCGCTGGTCTGCCGCTTGCTCTGTTGAAGAAGCCCTTGACGATCCCGTCCTCAAGAGAGTGGAAAGTAATGACGATCAAAACCCCTCCTGGACGAAGCAGCCTTTCCGCTGAAAAAAGGGCCTTTTT
The Schistocerca gregaria isolate iqSchGreg1 unplaced genomic scaffold, iqSchGreg1.2 ptg000818l, whole genome shotgun sequence genome window above contains:
- the LOC126322575 gene encoding uncharacterized protein LOC126322575 produces the protein MKVKIHSVTGNFVEEFSSEVTVETVKAVLKSRVMGADEKAELDFSRHALVLRGRIVGNWLTLKDLDLKPSDFLVYLYPLVPQRLVTEALPKRCSAKPLLPDVESMVAEDAKLDQELQDAAHANKSEGPSRDGPGLEQVDPRVRVLRRIRAAIEEGKCTLSVTSTEYYLQKRFDCYTCGLQGDQGCCESCLKNCHRGHLLSSHAESKICNFFCDCPLVCECKCYNSN
- the LOC126322534 gene encoding uncharacterized protein LOC126322534; the protein is MSFEQFGILTGIQYPVSFGESMLQLANGETHPDVSLHSFQYHFMKQSIDRTKPASILVTSDNSVEKCVIEFKNSSGQTAGIFKGNLVKHQPKECVLIFDGTQFRIEHTVSGAIGLKDSLGHFDRHGTRHAKVPDSNEAVLSNSLPLQKTSPTHASSPNLSDSGEAKQADASKKMKFVLPTSEPSQSEPSSPLSGTSSDAAANQKPIKITFSKRPRNGQPYPCKASPVNAVSPSMLSPVEESEVPSSATRNPSDTAEHPAQNQDYFNSSTRPNEGICLENLDIARQIDSSDEDSDDNSFDSSDSSSD
- the LOC126322535 gene encoding vacuolar protein sorting-associated protein 28-like, translated to MTTEALERLYTRDGISKTEYREHCKKLITQFRSTLRLENVGDVRSFMDKYCMNNCPLAYHRLVEVGVPDAEESNGSFNKLIAETVQYFITISDCVKLRMVAVDEIHSLFDALMDRLKSFTMSPDSEAITRVQKWLGKLNTMNVYDKLDEDQERQMAFDIGLAYETFYKYLGTI
- the LOC126322536 gene encoding uncharacterized protein LOC126322536, which produces MSDNYDNENSESFQKAASGASLSYPVQCSSLRKNGFVLIKGFPCKIVEMSTSKTGKHGGAKVHLVGIDIFNGKKYEELCPSTHNMEVPNVVRTDCQLIDIHDDNFVSLLLDDGSTKDDLSLPTGELGENIKNAFESGKDLLVNVQSAMGQEAIISFKENTNNR